In a single window of the Salmo trutta chromosome 21, fSalTru1.1, whole genome shotgun sequence genome:
- the LOC115157315 gene encoding sal-like protein 2, with translation MSRRKQKRPQQLMSPLPSASQILDHDGQLAVKLSSFPLTTDSSSSSSSSSPQSYQPPLAPRPYFWVLHTRSLPSEGSPLSCCPCQPTSCPISLTDPQSSLSPDFPHPSFFSQTVLHLPNTSTSPSSQTHPPRSIMASPKLGVSATTTTSSSSSSASLCPPPHPGSPSPVPEGPPSPVTPSPSPGAASAAPPRAHLSIAVILDELRVLQQRQIHQMQMTEEICRQVLRLGGASCGLEAPQILLPPFPQLCLEGSERASSPPQPTPTQPPSSVAPLLACFSSLLPPQPASKPSKPSHPLSHVLRPHKTQMEGAGGATGSYLYPGTSIRPSSSSSSSSASSAISTMASSNYPLALSLALPTRYLHEKSPNTTSASGHGGLSFLTPPLPTTASMAPPSFQEPHLSVSSSGSSSSSLGRLQHACRFCGKLFSSDSSLQIHLRSHTGERPYQCPVCLSRFTTRGNLKVHFLRHREQNPELSLSLLPPSLFGPGMGPAGGSEPQGQPISSIGLSISAAQAQRRRKRRAEDDPYGDGMEVGGAGGGFSLGASTSAPPSSLPLPPSVDLALISTAHSLLRLNQAAAAAAAASISSAASSLTSSSSSSASSSLLSVPSPSTSAIAGFFKGAKQQRFDENTPPHPPMMSHSAYSQLAHLPKLLFPSGSPHQHPALGLLRPPPPAQGSSHLSSTHSQLSFPFSHYPKAHASTSSPSVSTPTSDTSKLQRLVEKLEKEPPTSSPWASSSGETSHSSMASTGLFNSGLMGASTSSTYVMATPPSSTHAPTSVSNFTREMVAALGMSANGGSALAGAMLPGLGIMSTGSLAPNQCGVCLRVLSCPRALRLHQATHLGERPFPCKLCGRSFSTKGSLRSHLATHRARPPNSRAQNSCPLCQRKFTNALVLQHHIRMHLGGQLPPEGSAESLSEASAEPATISELQTHSQALSQSQPQSNDTPKVSTESSIAASGSQSKSSAASTHFQTLVGGSAPVSVSVTSPKCVWEPNRSHSSSPDLIPPSDLTPDSFLNSTSHTPPPSSADPPVLFVSVPSPQPPLGDTGSPVNDDNHAELLDSTIGTIGPAPTSSSVTKTTPLSSLMMSDCLLGQNALPLNVFLPGPRSNLEDLLSTPALCAPVAHPSPAPSFTPVLSPEHPPKLPTPKSTEEYRVETPPPAAPKHDQAPVSDTDPRMAPTSESADTSDAEAREVPQKAVPYTRETSQGAYLGSHGKEDGMGGVSDQLESTFPISLAPTLPPPLSRPEKKTYSCAECGKEYASRSGLKGHMKHHGGVVKAPRPPVRSGRSASERLPANTPTTSSNPPATRSNVGFWNQYQAFLNTSNDSADDPAQGPASGSQGEDGEMPRLAKSPVRSQLSKEPTTGRGSEDGSDEGSTLESM, from the exons ATGGCCAGTTGGCAGTGAAGTTATCCTCCTTTCCTCTGACCACAGATTCCTCTTCttcatcatcttcctcctctcctcagagtTACCAGCCACCCCTGGCTCCGCGTCCCTACTTTTGGGTGCTTCACACCCGCTCTCTACCCAGTGAGGGCTCCCCCCTCTCCTGCTGCCCCTGCCAGCCCACCTCCTGCCCCATCTCCCTCACAGACCCCcagtcctccctctcccctgacTTCCCCCACCCCTCCTTCTTCTCCCAGACAGTCCTGCACCTCCCCAACACCTCCACATCGCCCTCCAGTCAGACCCACCCTCCTCGTTCTATCATGGCCTCTCCCAAACTGGGCGTGTCAGCCACCACTAccacctcctcatcctcttcctcagcctCCCTCTGCCCCCCGCCCCACCCTGGTAGCCCCAGCCCTGTGCCCGAGGGCCCTCCCAGCCCTGTGACACCCTCCCCCAGCCCGGGTGCTGCCTCTGCAGCCCCGCCCCGTGCCCACCTGAGCATTGCGGTGATCCTGGATGAGCTGCGAGTGCTGCAGCAGAGGCAGATCCACCAGATGCAGATGACGGAGGAGATCTGCAGGCAGGTGCTGCGGCTGGGCGGGGCCTCCTGTGGCCTGGAGGCGCCCCAGATCCTCCTGCCTCCTTTtccccagctctgtctggagggcAGTGAGAGGGCCTCCAGTCCTCCCCAGCCTACACCCACCCAGCCTCCCAGCTCTGTAGCTCCTCTCCTGGCCTGCTtctcctccctgctccctccccagcctgcctccaagcCCTCCAAGCCCAGCCACCCACTGTCCCATGTCCTGCGGCCACACAAGACCCAGATGGAGGGTGCAGGAGGGGCTACAGGGTCTTATCTTTACCCTGGGACCAGTATCCGCCCTTCCTCCTCGTCTTCTTCCTCATCTGCCTCCTCAGCCATCTCTACCATGGCATCGTCCAACTACCCCCTGGCCCTCTCCCTGGCCTTGCCTACCCGTTACCTCCATGAGAAATCCCCCAACACCACCTCAGCCAGCGGCCACGGTGGCCTGTCCTTCCTCACCCCGCCCCTGCCCACCACTGCCTCTATGGCACCCCCCTCCTTTCAGGAGCcccacctgtctgtctcctcatcagGGTCCTCGTCCTCCTCCCTGGGGCGTCTCCAGCATGCCTGTCGGTTCTGTGGGAAGCTGTTCAGCAGTGACTCATCCCTGCAAATCCACCTGCGCTCCCACACGGGCGAGAGACCCTACCAGTGCCCTGTCTGCCTCAGCCGCTTCACCACCCGCGGCAACCTCAAGGTGCATTTCCTCCGCCACCGCGAGCAGAACCCAGAGCTCtcgctctcccttctccccccttccctgTTTGGGCCGGGCATGGGACCAGCGGGGGGGTCTGAGCCCCAGGGTCAGCCCATAAGCAGCATTGGTCTGAGCATCAGTGCAGCGCAGGCTCAGAGACGTCGTAAACGGCGGGCTGAGGATGACCCGTATGGAGACGGTATGGAGGTGGGAGGTGCCGGAGGAGGCTTCTCTCTGGGGGCGTCCACCAgtgctcccccctcctctctcccccttccccccagTGTGGACCTGGCCCTCATCTCCACCGCCCACTCCCTCCTGCGGCTCAACCAAGCTGCTGCTGCAGCCGCTGCTGCATCCATATCCTCTGCTGCTTCCTCActcacatcctcctcttcctcctctgcgtcctcctccctcctctctgtcccctccccgtCCACCTCCGCCATCGCTGGGTTCTTCAAGGGGGCAAAGCAGCAACGCTTTGATGAGAACACGCCCCCTCACCCTCCCATGATGTCGCACTCTGCTTACTCCCAGTTGGCTCACCTCCCTAAACTCCTCTTCCCCTCTGGCTCCCCCCACCAACACCCTGCCCTGGGCCTGCTCCGCCCTCCTCCCCCTGCCCAAGgctcctcccacctctcctccacccactctcAGCTCTCCTTCCCCTTCTCCCACTACCCCAAAGCCCAcgcctccacctcctccccctccgtCTCTACCCCCACCTCAGACACCTCCAAGCTGCAGCGGCTGGTGGAGAAGCTGGAGAAGGAGcctcccacctcctctccctgGGCCTCCTCCTCAGGGGAGACCTCCCACAGCAGCATGGCCTCTACTGGGTTGTTCAACAGCGGCCTCATGGGCGCCAGCACCTCCAGCACTTATGTGATGGCAACCCCACCATCCTCCACCCATGCCCCCACCTCCGTCTCCAACTTCACCAGGGAGATGGTGGCCGCTCTGGGCATGAGTGCAAACGGGGGCAGCGCTCTGGCAGGCGCCATGCTCCCCGGCCTTGGCATCATGAGCACTGGCTCCCTGGCCCCCAACCAGTGTggggtgtgtctgcgtgtgttgAGCTGTCCCAGGGCACTGCGTCTGCACCAGGCCACCCACCTGGGAGAGCGCCCCTTCCCCTGTAAACTGTGTGGACGCTCCTTCTCCACCAAGGGCAGCCTGCGGTCCCACCTGGCAACACACCGTGCCCGCCCACCGAACTCTCGTGCCCAGAACTCTTGCCCGCTGTGCCAGCGCAAGTTCACAAATGCCCTGGTGCTGCAGCACCACATCCGCATGCACCTGGGAGGGCAGCTGCCACCGGAGGGCAGTGCAGAGTCTCTATCAGAGGCCTCAGCAGAGCCTGCCACTATCTCTGAGCTCCAGACCCATTCCCAGGCACTGTCTCAGTCCCAGCCACAGTCCAATGACACCCCCAAGGTCTCCACGGAGAGCTCCATTGCAGCCTCAGGCAGCCAGTCAAAGAGCTCAGCAGCATCCACACACTTTCAAACCCTAGTGGGAGGCTCTGCCCCCGTATCGGTCAGTGTGACATCACCTAAGTGTGTCTGGGAGCCTAACAGATCTCACTCCTCCAGCCCTGACCTGATCCCTCCCTCTGACCTCACCCCTGACTCCTTCCTAAACTCCACCTCACACACCCCTCCGCCCAGCAGCGCAGACCCCCCAGTCCTGTTTGTCAGTGTGCCTTCCCCACAGCCTCCTCTAGGAGATACAGGCTCCCCAGTCAATGATGACAACCATGCTGAACTCCTTGATTCAACCATTGGTACCATTGGCCCTGCTCCCACTTCCTCCAGTGTTACCAAAACCACCCCCTTGTCCAGTCTAATGATGTCAGACTGTCTTTTGGGTCAGAATGCCCTTCCTCTCAATGTCTTCCTCCCCGGCCCTAGATCAAATCTGGAGGATCTACTGAGCACACCAGCCCTCTGTGCCCCGGTAGCACACCCCAGCCCAGCCCCCTCCTTTACCCCTGTCCTTAGCCCAGAGCACCCACCTAAACTCCCAACCCCCAAGTCCACAGAGGAATACAGGGTTGAAACCCCCCCGCCTGCAGCACCAAAGCATGACCAAGCTCCTGTATCTGATACGGACCCGAGAATGGCACCAACATCAGAGAGCGCAGACACAAGCGATGCTGAGGCTAGGGAAGTTCCTCAGAAAGCTGTACCCTACACCAGGGAGACGAGTCAGGGGGCGTACCTCGGCTCCCATGGGAAGGAGGATGGGATGGGCGGTGTCAGTGACCAATTGGAAAGCACATTTCCCATCAGTTTGGCTcccactctcccccctcccctgtctCGCCCTGAGAAGAAGACCTACAGCTGTGCCGAGTGTGGGAAAGAGTATGCCAGCCGCAGTGGACTGAAG GGACACATGAAGCATCATGGAGGGGTTGTCAAGGCACCACGTCCCCCTGTACGGAGCGGTCGCTCGGCCTCTGAGCGACTTCCTGCTAACACACCGACAACGTCCTCCAACCCCCCGGCCACCAGGAGCAATGTGGGCTTCTGGAACCAGTACCAAGCCTTTCTCAACACCAGCAACGACTCGGCAGACGACCCGGCACAAGGCCCGGCCAGTGGTAGCcaaggagaggatggggagatgCCCCGATTGGCTAAATCTCCCGTTAGATCCCAGCTGTCGAAAGAACCGACCACTGGAAGGGGTTCAGAAGATGGGTCTGACGAAGGGTCTACTCTAGAGTCAATGTAA